One window of Poseidonibacter antarcticus genomic DNA carries:
- the prfB gene encoding peptide chain release factor 2, which translates to MDAYEYSELLKLLNTKLENIRSILKPDALNARVEEIIKLESEQDFWNDVENATKIGIEKNRLLSKLSKFNKANEALSGTNELYELAQEENDDDTFEMLHEEAKELDDLIRSTEIQVMLSNPDDISNAIVTIHPGAGGTESQDWAAMLYRMYLRWAERQNFKIDTLDYQPGDEAGIKDVSFIIKGENAYGYLKAENGIHRLVRISPFDSNAKRHTSFASVMVSPEIDDNIDIVVEDKDIRIDTYRSSGAGGQHVNKTESAIRITHIETNIVVQCQNDRSQHKNKASALKMLKSRLYEYELAKQQAVKDGVEKSDNGWGHQIRSYVMQPYQQVKDTRSNIGYSNVDAILDGDITKIIEDVLIATAK; encoded by the coding sequence ATGGATGCTTACGAATACTCAGAATTATTAAAATTATTAAATACTAAACTAGAAAATATTAGAAGTATATTAAAACCTGATGCTTTAAATGCTAGAGTTGAAGAAATTATAAAACTAGAATCAGAACAAGACTTTTGGAATGATGTTGAAAATGCTACTAAAATTGGTATTGAAAAAAATAGATTATTATCAAAACTAAGTAAGTTTAATAAAGCAAATGAAGCTTTAAGTGGAACAAACGAACTTTATGAATTAGCACAAGAAGAAAACGATGATGATACTTTTGAAATGCTTCATGAAGAGGCTAAAGAACTTGATGATTTAATAAGATCTACTGAAATTCAAGTAATGCTTTCAAATCCTGATGATATTTCAAATGCAATTGTTACAATTCATCCAGGAGCTGGTGGAACTGAATCACAAGACTGGGCTGCAATGCTTTATAGAATGTATTTAAGATGGGCTGAACGCCAAAACTTTAAGATTGATACACTAGATTATCAACCTGGAGATGAAGCTGGTATCAAAGATGTATCGTTTATCATTAAAGGTGAAAATGCTTATGGTTATTTAAAAGCTGAAAATGGTATCCATAGACTTGTACGAATTTCACCTTTTGATTCAAATGCAAAAAGACATACTTCATTTGCTTCAGTTATGGTAAGTCCTGAAATTGATGATAATATTGATATTGTAGTTGAAGATAAAGATATTAGAATTGATACATACAGATCAAGTGGAGCTGGTGGACAACATGTTAATAAAACTGAATCAGCTATTAGGATTACGCATATTGAAACAAATATAGTAGTTCAATGTCAAAATGATAGATCTCAACACAAAAATAAAGCTAGTGCTTTGAAAATGTTAAAATCACGTCTTTATGAATATGAACTAGCAAAACAACAAGCAGTAAAAGATGGAGTTGAGAAATCAGATAATGGTTGGGGACATCAAATTAGATCTTATGTAATGCAACCATATCAACAAGTAAAAGATACTCGTTCAAACATTGGATACTCAAATGTAGATGCAATTTTAGATGGTGATATTACAAAAATTATAGAAGATGTATTAATAGCAACTGCTAAATAG
- a CDS encoding PD-(D/E)XK nuclease family protein, producing MQFKQKLLVFPTSRSIRSYISLQKNENTLLPSILTIDEFFKKSIVFDNKKYIDEEQRFLFLKDSIKNTNIHKLGISDNFTKFLKQNDYIYRFFLELASEKIEIKSIKDADTYEYFLEHLSILEEIRNNYLSILDKNSCVDRVNMSMHYKINKDFLKRFDSIELVFEGYFTKVEFDIIKAVSTFVNLDVKFYSNEYNQKSLEVFDFLNEKIELNYKYNISLSNKKIISKDEIKSKINSLEIKGFNSRINQIAYIKSSITKAIENGVNPSSIALVLPDESFASWLQLFDNEKYFNYAMGRNIKNYKLYQMAYAINSYLNEDEIKHTSNLKYLKIDKNIIDNTIKTLWNKVSTKENFELITNYIRENENNKEILEKYDEILYKLNILLFSNENNILVKDLYKIFLQKISKITLDDVNSGKITVLGLLETRAVSFDTIIICDFNENFIPKRSIKDKFLSTKIKSMANLPTSYDRESLQKYYYKRLIDSSSNVFISYVNSDTNQISRFANELFPNKITSERSDNLYKHILYFNHNITHFEEEIIQKVDLTKFEWSATSFKIFLECKRKFYLQYILKINEHTLSLKPKAFELGSIVHTILEKYYKDYDYDSSYKTIENLFTEFRSTNPFLALDLEIWKKKLYDFYLYDKKRLENRKVIELEKNFNITFDDIKIKGVIDRVDLYEDRYEVIDYKTSSSLKVDTFKNYEKSKDFQLEFYYLAMSEMYKTDKINAYYYDLANTKLIEEIALDNKLELLTKKFDDLKELSKNDINFSKCEEKSTCVYCPYTTICNR from the coding sequence ATGCAATTTAAACAAAAGCTATTAGTCTTCCCAACTTCAAGATCTATTAGATCTTACATATCTTTACAAAAGAATGAAAATACTTTACTTCCTTCAATATTGACAATTGATGAATTTTTTAAAAAATCAATTGTCTTTGATAATAAAAAATATATTGATGAAGAGCAAAGATTTTTATTCTTAAAAGATTCTATTAAAAATACAAATATCCATAAACTTGGAATTTCAGATAATTTTACAAAATTTTTAAAACAAAATGATTATATTTATAGATTCTTTTTAGAATTAGCAAGTGAAAAAATAGAAATAAAAAGTATTAAAGATGCTGATACTTATGAATATTTTTTAGAACACTTATCAATTTTAGAAGAAATAAGAAATAATTATTTAAGTATTTTAGATAAAAATTCTTGTGTTGATAGAGTTAATATGTCAATGCATTATAAAATAAATAAAGATTTTTTAAAAAGATTTGATTCTATTGAATTAGTATTTGAAGGATATTTTACAAAAGTAGAGTTTGATATTATAAAAGCAGTGAGTACTTTTGTAAACTTAGATGTGAAGTTTTATTCAAATGAATATAATCAAAAATCATTAGAAGTATTTGATTTTCTAAATGAAAAAATAGAGTTAAACTACAAATACAATATATCTTTAAGCAATAAAAAAATTATTTCAAAAGATGAAATCAAAAGTAAAATAAATTCACTTGAAATTAAAGGTTTCAATTCAAGAATAAATCAAATAGCATATATAAAATCAAGTATTACAAAAGCTATTGAAAATGGCGTTAATCCTTCAAGTATTGCATTAGTATTACCTGATGAGAGTTTTGCTTCTTGGTTGCAGTTATTTGATAATGAGAAGTATTTTAACTATGCTATGGGAAGAAATATAAAGAACTACAAACTTTATCAAATGGCTTATGCTATTAACTCTTATCTAAATGAAGATGAAATAAAACATACTAGTAATCTTAAATATTTAAAAATTGATAAAAACATAATTGATAATACTATTAAAACATTATGGAATAAAGTTTCAACAAAAGAAAACTTTGAATTAATTACAAACTACATAAGAGAAAATGAAAATAACAAAGAAATATTAGAAAAATATGATGAAATACTTTACAAGTTAAATATTCTTTTATTTTCAAATGAAAATAATATTTTAGTAAAAGATTTATATAAAATTTTCTTGCAAAAAATATCAAAAATCACACTAGATGATGTAAATTCTGGGAAAATTACTGTTTTAGGTTTATTAGAAACTAGGGCTGTTTCTTTTGATACTATTATAATTTGTGATTTTAATGAAAACTTTATTCCAAAAAGATCAATAAAAGATAAATTTCTATCAACTAAAATAAAAAGTATGGCAAATCTTCCTACTTCTTATGATAGAGAATCTTTACAAAAATATTATTACAAAAGATTAATTGATTCTTCTTCAAATGTTTTTATCTCTTATGTTAACTCTGATACAAATCAAATTTCAAGATTTGCAAATGAGTTATTTCCTAACAAAATAACTTCTGAAAGAAGTGATAATTTATATAAACATATTTTATATTTTAATCATAATATCACACATTTTGAAGAAGAAATAATCCAAAAAGTTGATTTAACTAAATTTGAATGGTCAGCAACTTCTTTTAAAATATTTCTAGAGTGCAAAAGAAAGTTTTATTTACAATATATTTTAAAAATAAATGAACATACACTATCATTAAAACCTAAAGCTTTTGAATTAGGAAGTATTGTTCATACTATTCTTGAAAAATATTATAAAGATTATGACTATGATAGTTCATATAAAACAATAGAAAATCTTTTCACAGAATTTAGAAGTACAAATCCATTTTTAGCACTTGATTTAGAAATATGGAAAAAGAAACTATATGATTTTTATTTATACGATAAAAAAAGATTAGAAAATAGAAAAGTAATAGAACTTGAAAAGAATTTTAATATAACTTTTGATGATATTAAAATAAAAGGTGTTATTGATAGAGTTGATTTATATGAAGATAGATATGAAGTAATTGATTATAAAACATCAAGTTCTCTAAAAGTTGATACTTTTAAGAACTATGAAAAATCAAAAGATTTTCAATTAGAATTCTATTATTTAGCTATGAGTGAAATGTATAAAACTGATAAAATAAATGCTTATTATTATGATTTAGCAAATACTAAATTAATAGAAGAAATAGCACTTGATAATAAACTAGAATTATTAACTAAGAAGTTTGATGATTTGAAAGAGTTATCAAAAAATGATATTAATTTTTCTAAGTGTGAAGAAAAAAGCACTTGTGTTTATTGTCCATATACAACTATTTGTAATAGATAA